A stretch of Palaemon carinicauda isolate YSFRI2023 chromosome 36, ASM3689809v2, whole genome shotgun sequence DNA encodes these proteins:
- the LOC137628645 gene encoding uncharacterized protein translates to MSDGVEGLEVKREIRPTGTRGYQIISFRIGTDIRQTGMYKIIHHYSRWIKLLRALGWLLLFARYIIYKHRQLLSELDMHLSTEIISLAETVVVQVTQHVDYELEIESLEKGGTIRASSSLRRLKPILRNGLLCVGGRLSSANISPSERHPIIFPYKGHLTDMVIQYYHEHSNHMGVMHVLSLMREKFWVIKGHAAVRRVLSRCVRCRRAHGKVIEQLMADLPPDRVESGKPPFYRTGVDLFGPFFVKRGRA, encoded by the coding sequence atgtcagatggtgtggaaggattagaagttaagcgtgagataagaccaacaggaactagaggctaccaaaTAATTAGTTTCAGGATTGGGACAGACATCAGACAAacaggtatgtataaaatcatccaccactattccaggtggatcaagctccttagagctttgggttggttgttgctatttgctaggtacattatttataaacacaGGCAGCTGCTCAGCGAGCTAGATATGCATTTGTCCACCGAAATTATTAGCTTGGCAGAGACGGTGGTAGTACAGGTAACACAGCATGTTGATTACGAGTTAGAGatagagagccttgagaagggaggaactattagggcatctagctccctaagaaggttgaaaccaatcctgagaaatgggcttctgtgcgttggaggtaggttatcttcggcaaatatctctccaagcgaaaggcatccaattattttCCCGTATAAAGGCCActtgacagacatggtgatccagtattatcatgagcattctaaccatatgggtgtaatgcatgttttgagcctgatgagggagaaattttgggtaaTTAAGGGCCATGCAGCAGTGCGACGCGTGCTGAGTAGATGTGTCAGGTGTCGCAGGGCACATGGAAAGGTTatcgagcagctaatggccgatctACCACCTGATCGTGTGGAGTCGGGGAAACCCCCATTTTATCGCACCGGGGTGGACCTTTTTGGGCCATTCTTCGTAAAACGAGGCAGAGCATAG